The following DNA comes from Aquipuribacter hungaricus.
GTCCACCGCCGCGCGCCGGCCCGCCGCCCGGTCCCGGCAGGCCCCGCCGCCGCCCGGCCTGGCCACGCGGCTCCTGCTCGGCCTGCTCACACTGCCCGGCCGGATGGTCGGCGGCCTGGTCCGCTCGGTCCACCACGGCGCGAGCGAGCTCGACCCGGTCCACCGCCGCGACGGCATCGGCTTCCTCCTGCTGGCCGCGGCTGCCGTCGTCGCCGCCGCGGAGTGGTTCGGCGTCGACGCGGTCGTCCTGGGCTGGGTGCACTACGCGGTGGCCGGCCTCCTCGGCCGCGCCGGCCTGGCGGTGCCACTGGTCCTGCTCGGGCTCAGCCTGCGGCTGTTCCGCCGCCCGGACACCGAGCAGGAGGGCGGCCGCGTCGGCGTGGGCCTGCTCGCCCTCGGTGCCTCCGCCGCCGCGCTGCTGCACGTGCTCGCCGGCTTCCCCGCGCCCCCGGAGGGGGCCGCGCGCCTGCAGGCCGGCGGCGGCATCCTCGGGTTCCTGCTCGCGAACCCGCTCGAGCAGGCGGTCTCGGTGTACCTCACGGTGCCGGTGCTCGTCCTGCTCGCCGGTTTCGGGCTGCTCGTCCTCACCGCGACGCCCCTGCACCAGGTCACCAGCCGGGTGCGCGACGGCCTGGTCTGGCTCACCGGGGGCCGCTCGCACGCGGGCGCCGGCGGCGACGGGGACGACCACGACGAGGACGACCACGACGAGGACCCGGTGGAGACCGGCGCCCACGGGGCCGCGGTGCGCCGCCGCGGCGCGCGCGGCCGCCGCCCGGGCGAGGGACAGGTCGGCGACGACGGCGAGCCGCTCGAGGTGCCCTACGACACCGCCGCGGTGGTCTGGCACGAGGGCGACCCGC
Coding sequences within:
- a CDS encoding DNA translocase FtsK 4TM domain-containing protein; protein product: STAARRPAARSRQAPPPPGLATRLLLGLLTLPGRMVGGLVRSVHHGASELDPVHRRDGIGFLLLAAAAVVAAAEWFGVDAVVLGWVHYAVAGLLGRAGLAVPLVLLGLSLRLFRRPDTEQEGGRVGVGLLALGASAAALLHVLAGFPAPPEGAARLQAGGGILGFLLANPLEQAVSVYLTVPVLVLLAGFGLLVLTATPLHQVTSRVRDGLVWLTGGRSHAGAGGDGDDHDEDDHDEDPVETGAHGAAVRRRGARGRRPGEGQVGDDGEPLEVPYDTAAVVWHEGDPPPGRGARRPAGSSVARGAGDGGPDRGADGSTGQVG